The following proteins are encoded in a genomic region of Phycisphaerae bacterium:
- a CDS encoding PD-(D/E)XK nuclease family protein, whose translation MSYRYSYSRRITLDTCLRQYFYQYYAADKDCPLRDELKADVRRLKALSNCDMLAGKILEQQIRLHLRRGAEWSPAWFLQRALNDFDRIVEQNRSGDTASLRSDNALLEFFGPDSAAQDATGRARGKLSLALHHYFDAPELVRLRASIAGAGVTVGKKISGLRVGRWIITGEIDLLVFDAANSRIIDWKIGISHGPQDSLQLFIYSWFASEDAALRGTTITAQRAFLGNGTLEPPTLLTTEHIHRGRARVLQDIELMDELDQYGREGVEEVFTPCMKENVCRRCKFQSICPKITAAPNWKQTYESLPLFQAMS comes from the coding sequence ATGAGTTACCGCTACTCATATTCGAGACGAATCACGCTCGATACCTGCCTGCGACAGTACTTCTATCAGTATTACGCGGCCGACAAGGACTGCCCCTTAAGAGATGAACTCAAGGCTGACGTTCGCCGCCTCAAGGCGCTGTCCAACTGTGACATGCTCGCCGGGAAGATCCTGGAACAACAGATTCGCCTTCACCTCCGTCGCGGTGCCGAATGGAGCCCCGCGTGGTTTCTTCAACGGGCACTGAATGACTTTGATCGCATCGTCGAACAGAACCGAAGTGGAGACACGGCCTCCTTGCGTTCCGACAATGCCCTTTTGGAGTTTTTCGGGCCCGATTCTGCCGCACAAGACGCCACTGGCAGGGCGAGAGGCAAGCTCTCGCTGGCGCTTCACCATTATTTCGACGCTCCAGAATTGGTCCGTTTACGAGCTTCAATCGCAGGCGCTGGCGTGACGGTTGGCAAGAAAATCTCCGGGCTGCGCGTCGGACGCTGGATCATCACCGGTGAAATCGACTTGCTCGTGTTCGATGCGGCGAACTCGCGGATCATAGACTGGAAGATCGGCATATCGCACGGTCCCCAGGATAGCCTGCAGTTGTTCATCTACTCATGGTTCGCGTCCGAAGATGCAGCTTTGCGAGGCACAACCATCACGGCCCAGCGCGCATTTCTCGGCAACGGGACGCTCGAACCACCAACGCTGCTTACCACTGAACATATCCATCGAGGTCGCGCACGTGTGTTGCAGGACATCGAGCTCATGGACGAGCTTGATCAGTACGGGCGAGAAGGTGTTGAAGAGGTATTTACGCCATGCATGAAAGAGAACGTCTGCCGGCGGTGCAAGTTCCAGTCGATTTGTCCGAAGATCACAGCCGCCCCCAACTGGAAACAAACATACGAATCGCTGCCCCTTTTTCAGGCAATGAGCTGA
- a CDS encoding helix-turn-helix transcriptional regulator: MAQSFGQLLRSRRRDAGISQRRLAEEVGVDFSYVSKLENDRIPAPAGDTILRIAKAVRCDAEELLAAARKMPSQVEEAIVQAPEAQRFLQAASSMKLSRKEWEALIGKLESLRDPGQEGSNG, encoded by the coding sequence ATGGCTCAATCGTTCGGACAGCTGCTGCGGTCACGACGCCGAGACGCCGGCATCAGCCAGCGTCGACTCGCCGAGGAAGTGGGCGTGGATTTTTCCTACGTCAGCAAGCTGGAAAACGACCGAATCCCCGCTCCGGCGGGCGACACAATTCTGCGGATTGCCAAGGCCGTCCGCTGCGACGCCGAGGAGCTATTGGCAGCTGCTAGGAAAATGCCCTCTCAAGTGGAGGAGGCCATAGTTCAGGCACCTGAAGCTCAGCGCTTCCTTCAAGCCGCCTCCTCGATGAAACTCTCGCGCAAGGAGTGGGAAGCCCTGATTGGCAAGCTGGAGAGCTTGCGAGATCCTGGCCAGGAGGGCAGCAACGGATGA
- a CDS encoding efflux RND transporter permease subunit encodes MTLSDIAIRRPVFASMVLSAIIVFGVISYRRVGIDLFPRVEFPVITVVSVLPGADPETVELTVTDLIEEAISTISSIKHLRSTSTDSVSQVVVEFELDKDIDVAYQEVVAKIGTVRSELPDDLEEPVVEKFDVDASPIMAVVVSGDMPIRDLTYLADKTVKERLQRVPNVGQAKLVGGRQRQIWLWLDRTRLEGYQLSVQDVIDALRAEHIEFPGGRVESGAREYVVKTKAEFESEDQFNNMVVAYRNGAPVRVKDLGRAEDGLEEERSFARLNQVRAVSLLVRRQSGTNTVHVAHDVKAEVEKLQRELGPQGVRLAIAQDMSRFIEHSVDEVKFHIVFGGGLAILIVFIFLRNPRSTFISSLVLPTAIMGTFILMNILDFSQNMMTLLGLSLAVGLLIDDAIVVQENIMRHVEEGMSAREAASHGTHEITLAVLATTLSVVAVFVPVAFMEGIVGRFFYQFGMTVAFAVMISMFVSFTLDPMLSSRILKPPKRGRLFQLSERMFLAIDRAYEWLLARSIRHRWIVVGVAVATFVFSIYIGQFLRSEFLPLEDQSEFNVKVKAPLGASLAVTDSLFERIRDRVKDQEWLDYTFVTIGADELQRVNEGTMYIKMHEKDQRSISQNDAMIWMRQQVAEMGDAKVSVEIVPRVAGGGRKWADVQLEIRGNDLDRLEAISNAVISRMRQTEGYVDIDTTYEKNKPEVNIFVKRDRAADLGVNPMAVASAVNALIGGEDIGKFKAEGERYDVSVRLQEPFRSRPQDIEQLTVRNRKGELIDLRNVAYVREEAGPVQIDRYNRARQITVLANLVRDKKVLGEAVSELSAVVNQVGLPAGYSFGFAGQADNMKEAFANLLFALFLAIVIVYMVLASQFESLVHPFTIMLALPLSVVGAFGLLLLSKMTVSIYTMIGIILLMGLVTKNGVLLVDFINTLRHRDGLERNAAILKAGPIRLRPILMTTLALIFGMLPIAIGTGAGAESRQPMAIAVIGGLTTSTLLTLIVVPAVYTIVDDLVHPSTWRLVQWFRKHDKRKDALPSFKS; translated from the coding sequence ATGACACTCTCAGACATCGCCATTCGCCGCCCGGTTTTCGCCTCGATGGTGCTCTCCGCGATCATCGTGTTCGGCGTGATCTCCTATCGCCGCGTCGGAATCGATCTCTTTCCGCGCGTCGAGTTCCCCGTGATCACCGTTGTCTCGGTGCTTCCGGGCGCCGACCCGGAGACGGTGGAACTCACGGTGACTGACCTCATCGAGGAGGCCATTTCGACCATCAGCTCGATCAAGCACCTGCGCTCGACCAGCACCGACAGCGTCTCGCAGGTGGTCGTCGAATTCGAGCTGGATAAGGACATCGACGTGGCCTACCAGGAGGTCGTCGCCAAGATCGGCACCGTGCGTTCGGAGCTGCCGGATGACCTCGAAGAGCCCGTCGTCGAGAAATTCGATGTGGACGCTTCGCCGATCATGGCCGTCGTGGTGTCGGGGGACATGCCCATCCGCGACCTCACCTACCTCGCGGATAAGACGGTCAAGGAGCGGCTCCAGCGCGTCCCTAACGTCGGACAGGCCAAGCTGGTGGGCGGGCGGCAACGGCAGATATGGCTCTGGTTGGATCGCACGAGGCTCGAAGGATACCAGCTTTCCGTTCAGGATGTAATCGACGCACTGCGGGCTGAGCACATCGAATTTCCGGGCGGTCGCGTCGAATCCGGCGCACGCGAGTACGTGGTCAAAACTAAGGCCGAATTCGAATCAGAAGATCAATTTAACAACATGGTTGTCGCCTACCGGAACGGAGCACCCGTTCGCGTAAAGGACCTGGGTCGGGCCGAAGACGGTCTGGAAGAGGAGCGCAGTTTCGCGCGGCTCAATCAAGTGCGCGCCGTGTCCCTGTTGGTTCGCAGGCAGTCCGGCACAAATACCGTCCATGTCGCGCACGATGTAAAGGCGGAGGTTGAAAAGCTCCAGCGCGAGCTGGGGCCGCAGGGGGTGCGACTGGCCATCGCGCAGGACATGTCGCGGTTCATCGAGCACTCCGTCGACGAAGTGAAGTTTCACATTGTCTTCGGGGGCGGCCTGGCCATCCTGATCGTCTTCATATTCCTTCGCAATCCGCGGAGCACGTTTATCAGTTCGCTCGTACTTCCCACCGCGATCATGGGCACCTTCATCCTGATGAACATTCTTGACTTTTCCCAAAACATGATGACCCTGCTGGGCTTGTCGCTGGCGGTGGGGCTGCTGATCGACGATGCCATCGTCGTTCAAGAGAACATCATGCGGCACGTTGAGGAGGGCATGTCCGCGCGCGAGGCAGCGTCTCACGGTACGCACGAGATCACGCTGGCCGTGCTGGCCACGACGCTTTCTGTTGTCGCCGTTTTTGTGCCCGTCGCGTTCATGGAGGGCATCGTCGGTCGCTTCTTTTACCAATTCGGCATGACCGTCGCGTTTGCCGTGATGATTTCCATGTTCGTGTCGTTCACGCTGGACCCGATGCTGTCCTCGCGCATCTTGAAACCCCCCAAGCGCGGCCGTCTTTTCCAGCTATCGGAGCGGATGTTTCTGGCTATCGACCGAGCATATGAATGGCTGCTGGCACGCTCTATTCGGCATCGCTGGATCGTTGTCGGCGTTGCCGTTGCGACCTTTGTGTTCTCGATCTACATCGGCCAGTTCCTGCGCTCGGAATTCCTGCCGCTGGAGGACCAGAGTGAGTTCAACGTCAAGGTCAAGGCCCCGCTGGGCGCTTCGCTGGCCGTCACGGACTCGTTGTTCGAGCGCATCCGGGACCGGGTAAAGGACCAAGAGTGGTTGGACTATACATTCGTCACGATAGGCGCAGATGAGCTTCAGCGCGTCAACGAAGGCACGATGTATATCAAGATGCACGAGAAGGACCAGCGAAGCATCAGCCAGAATGACGCCATGATCTGGATGCGCCAGCAAGTCGCAGAAATGGGCGACGCAAAGGTCAGCGTGGAGATCGTGCCGCGCGTCGCCGGCGGCGGCCGTAAATGGGCCGACGTGCAACTCGAAATTCGCGGGAATGATTTGGATCGGCTGGAGGCGATCTCCAATGCAGTGATTTCCCGAATGCGGCAAACAGAAGGGTATGTGGACATTGACACGACCTATGAGAAGAACAAGCCGGAGGTCAATATCTTCGTCAAGCGCGACCGCGCCGCGGACCTGGGCGTCAACCCAATGGCTGTCGCCTCGGCCGTCAATGCGCTGATTGGAGGCGAGGACATAGGCAAGTTCAAAGCCGAAGGTGAACGCTATGACGTAAGCGTCCGGCTCCAGGAGCCATTCCGATCCCGTCCGCAGGACATCGAACAGTTGACAGTCCGCAACCGCAAGGGCGAACTCATCGATTTGCGAAACGTGGCTTATGTCCGCGAGGAGGCCGGCCCCGTGCAGATTGATCGCTATAACCGGGCCAGACAGATCACCGTTCTCGCCAATCTCGTGCGCGACAAAAAGGTGCTTGGAGAAGCCGTCTCCGAGCTATCGGCGGTCGTTAATCAGGTAGGCCTGCCAGCGGGGTACAGCTTTGGATTCGCCGGCCAAGCCGACAACATGAAGGAAGCGTTTGCCAATCTGCTCTTCGCGTTGTTTCTTGCCATCGTTATTGTGTACATGGTGCTGGCCTCGCAGTTCGAGAGCCTGGTGCATCCCTTCACGATCATGCTCGCCTTGCCGCTTTCGGTCGTCGGTGCGTTCGGGCTGTTGCTCCTCAGCAAGATGACAGTAAGCATCTACACGATGATCGGCATCATTCTCTTGATGGGACTTGTCACCAAGAACGGCGTGCTCCTGGTCGATTTCATCAACACGCTTCGTCATCGGGACGGACTCGAACGCAATGCGGCCATCCTCAAGGCCGGCCCGATCCGGCTTCGCCCGATTCTCATGACGACGTTGGCACTGATCTTCGGCATGCTGCCCATAGCGATTGGAACCGGCGCGGGCGCCGAGTCGCGTCAGCCGATGGCAATCGCCGTCATCGGCGGCCTCACCACTTCGACCTTGCTGACACTGATTGTCGTCCCGGCGGTATATACGATCGTGGATGATCTGGTGCATCCATCAACCTGGCGCTTGGTGCAATGGTTCCGAAAGCATGATAAAAGGAAAGACGCCCTCCCTTCTTTCAAGTCATAG
- a CDS encoding efflux RND transporter periplasmic adaptor subunit gives MTFRNPNTFGASLCLILATLSTGCDNKNPEPAKALSATAPTSTTQSDPRMPAGQWVVVSRRPVRQSTSAVGSFRARQTTLLGSQVSGRVEKVLVDVGDAVRTGQELVQLDPTFFAIEVEQREADAQAAEVKLAGGRETLKAIEAEVQVAKTAVAESELEHTRMKNLWEKPPGETPSIPKQRYDAARFGFEQSRARLQAAQSRVAEQAAKLREHEAGVKQAKEALHYAKERLDETIIRAPYDAIVARRLVDPGEPVTATPVTHLLEVQEVGTLYLEYSLPQELLSAVKPGTRVTFDAEGVSEEVEETRSTIGIVYPTLDEATRSFRCRSLVINPKLTFRPGMLTRVEIVTGESEPVLAVPRLALERSSRGWAVKVSNDGHGVERYVEIGAMDETWAEVRSGLVEGDRILVPEPGTTTRPDQG, from the coding sequence ATGACGTTCAGGAATCCCAATACCTTCGGGGCATCGCTGTGTCTGATCCTGGCGACGCTATCCACGGGTTGTGACAACAAGAATCCCGAGCCAGCAAAGGCTCTGTCAGCAACTGCGCCGACCTCTACGACGCAAAGCGATCCGCGCATGCCCGCCGGCCAATGGGTCGTCGTTTCGCGTCGTCCGGTGCGACAGTCTACGTCGGCAGTAGGTTCTTTCCGCGCGCGGCAAACGACCTTGCTTGGCTCGCAAGTCTCAGGCCGGGTCGAGAAAGTCCTGGTTGACGTGGGCGATGCCGTACGAACCGGCCAGGAGCTTGTGCAGCTCGACCCCACGTTTTTTGCGATCGAAGTCGAGCAGAGGGAGGCGGACGCGCAGGCAGCCGAGGTGAAACTCGCGGGAGGACGCGAGACGCTCAAGGCCATAGAGGCGGAAGTGCAAGTTGCGAAGACGGCCGTCGCGGAAAGCGAACTCGAACACACCCGGATGAAGAATCTATGGGAGAAGCCCCCGGGAGAAACCCCGTCGATCCCGAAGCAGCGATACGATGCGGCGCGTTTCGGCTTTGAGCAATCCCGGGCGCGGCTTCAGGCGGCCCAATCGCGGGTCGCCGAGCAGGCGGCCAAGCTGCGTGAGCACGAAGCCGGCGTGAAACAGGCCAAGGAGGCGCTTCACTACGCGAAGGAACGGCTCGACGAGACGATCATCCGTGCGCCCTATGACGCGATCGTCGCTCGACGATTGGTCGATCCCGGTGAGCCGGTGACGGCAACGCCTGTAACACACCTGCTCGAAGTTCAGGAAGTCGGCACTCTCTATCTTGAGTACTCGCTGCCACAGGAACTGCTTTCCGCCGTGAAGCCCGGCACGCGTGTGACCTTCGACGCAGAGGGCGTGAGCGAGGAAGTCGAGGAAACGCGGTCAACCATCGGCATCGTCTATCCGACGTTGGACGAAGCGACGCGGTCCTTCCGATGCCGCAGTCTTGTGATCAATCCGAAACTGACGTTCCGGCCAGGAATGCTGACGAGGGTAGAGATTGTGACAGGCGAGTCAGAGCCCGTGCTTGCGGTCCCGCGTCTCGCGCTGGAACGATCCTCGCGAGGCTGGGCGGTAAAGGTCTCAAATGACGGCCATGGCGTCGAGCGTTACGTCGAGATTGGGGCGATGGACGAGACCTGGGCAGAGGTCCGGTCGGGGTTGGTCGAAGGCGACCGCATATTGGTTCCGGAACCTGGGACGACGACGCGGCCGGATCAAGGGTAG
- a CDS encoding TolC family protein: protein MSCRVAVSSVAVICLAGCTPMRDAPTYRPRALDRANSIVRNTPAVATQPAAALGQQSALSLNDCIEIALKSNRRISIADRRVLIARDRVSEAIAMTMPQLSVEGRFTSRNNDSGIQRPAPSLRNQLRQSLTQAAATSLVEQAGLTPTGQFLQPTGAGPSFSGTFSERDVWTSRVSLIVPIYDFGRSEFVRQVQEGRVQTARYDARRERQDVAFAVSQSYYRILEAEKIKRVVEESIRVVERQLEIARDFQSQGLVAANDVLAAEVQLAERRQQLSQAENNIQLAIATLNRQIGADVTEPTTVVDVLEVEPWRGRFTDALMLAIGTRPDLASVRRQIEIARDEYRATRAEGTAPRIFGFADYNWSSDEFLLNNEWLSGGVAVQIPIFDGGVTIARLQRQRKEIAETVDRYDEQVDNIVLDIKQSYLNVNESAGRIPVARKAVELGEENLRIVRDQYGEGLLTSADVLTEEDRLSQARSNYYQSLYDYHSSYARLVHAIGGEPPAETQGP, encoded by the coding sequence ATGAGCTGCCGCGTTGCCGTCTCCTCAGTTGCCGTAATTTGCCTGGCAGGTTGCACGCCCATGCGCGACGCACCCACCTATCGGCCGCGCGCCTTGGACCGTGCGAATTCCATTGTTCGGAACACGCCCGCAGTGGCGACGCAGCCAGCGGCAGCACTTGGCCAGCAAAGCGCTCTCAGTTTGAATGACTGCATCGAGATCGCCCTTAAGAGCAACCGGCGCATTAGCATCGCCGACCGGCGCGTACTCATCGCGCGCGATCGCGTCTCGGAAGCGATCGCCATGACGATGCCCCAACTCAGCGTTGAAGGCCGCTTCACTTCGCGCAACAACGACTCTGGCATTCAGCGACCCGCGCCGAGCCTGCGGAATCAACTGCGACAGTCTTTGACCCAGGCGGCGGCGACTTCGCTCGTCGAGCAGGCCGGGCTCACGCCAACGGGCCAGTTTCTGCAACCGACCGGCGCTGGGCCGAGTTTCTCGGGGACGTTCAGCGAGCGCGACGTGTGGACCAGCCGTGTCTCGCTCATCGTCCCCATCTACGACTTTGGACGATCCGAATTCGTCCGCCAAGTCCAGGAGGGCCGCGTGCAGACGGCTCGCTACGATGCTCGGCGTGAGCGACAGGACGTGGCTTTTGCAGTAAGCCAATCATACTACCGCATCCTGGAGGCCGAGAAGATCAAGCGCGTCGTCGAAGAGTCCATTCGGGTCGTTGAGCGGCAACTGGAGATCGCACGGGACTTTCAGTCGCAGGGGTTGGTCGCAGCGAACGACGTACTGGCGGCGGAGGTTCAGCTCGCGGAACGGCGCCAGCAACTGAGCCAGGCTGAGAACAACATCCAGCTAGCGATTGCGACGCTCAATCGCCAGATAGGCGCCGATGTGACGGAGCCGACCACGGTCGTCGACGTGCTGGAGGTGGAACCGTGGCGCGGGCGGTTCACCGACGCATTGATGCTTGCAATCGGCACGCGACCGGACCTGGCATCGGTCAGACGGCAGATCGAAATCGCCCGCGACGAGTATCGCGCGACGCGGGCCGAGGGGACCGCACCGCGAATCTTCGGTTTCGCCGACTACAACTGGTCGAGCGACGAATTTCTGCTGAACAATGAGTGGCTCAGCGGCGGCGTGGCCGTGCAAATCCCGATCTTCGACGGGGGCGTGACCATCGCACGGCTTCAGCGGCAGCGCAAGGAGATCGCGGAAACCGTGGATCGCTACGACGAGCAGGTGGACAACATCGTGCTGGACATCAAGCAGTCTTACCTGAATGTCAACGAATCCGCCGGACGAATCCCGGTCGCCCGGAAGGCTGTGGAACTGGGGGAGGAAAACCTGCGGATCGTGCGCGATCAATACGGGGAAGGCCTCTTGACCAGCGCGGATGTGCTGACCGAAGAAGACCGGCTCTCGCAGGCACGCTCCAACTACTACCAGTCGCTTTACGACTATCACAGTTCATACGCGCGGCTGGTTCATGCAATTGGCGGCGAGCCGCCCGCGGAGACGCAAGGCCCATGA
- a CDS encoding TetR/AcrR family transcriptional regulator — protein sequence MKTKVKPVRGRPKDDSLVARRRGEILDAATRLFAVGGYARTDVQVVANDLGVGKGTIYRYFEAKEALFLAAVDRAMHRLREVVEAAVDEHGDPLEQLAAAVRAYLAFFDAHPDCVELLILERAVFKDRKKPTYFEHRDANIGRWLDLFRGLISAGRVRAAPVEDIADTISDLLYGTIFTNHFTGRREPLESQARRILEAYFLGILSDAERVRHDRYRRRA from the coding sequence GTGAAAACCAAGGTCAAACCTGTTCGTGGAAGGCCGAAAGACGATTCTCTGGTGGCTCGCCGCCGGGGGGAGATTTTGGACGCTGCGACCCGGCTCTTCGCGGTCGGCGGGTATGCGAGGACGGACGTTCAGGTCGTCGCCAACGATCTCGGCGTCGGCAAGGGCACTATCTATCGCTATTTCGAGGCGAAGGAGGCGCTGTTTCTGGCGGCGGTTGACCGTGCCATGCACCGCCTCCGCGAGGTCGTCGAAGCCGCCGTCGATGAGCACGGCGACCCGCTGGAGCAGCTTGCGGCCGCAGTTCGCGCGTACCTGGCCTTCTTCGACGCGCACCCGGACTGTGTTGAGCTTCTGATCCTGGAGCGAGCCGTGTTCAAGGACCGCAAAAAGCCGACCTACTTCGAGCACCGCGATGCGAACATCGGGCGCTGGTTGGACTTGTTCCGGGGTCTAATCTCGGCAGGACGAGTTCGTGCCGCTCCTGTCGAGGACATTGCCGACACGATCAGCGACCTGCTGTACGGCACAATTTTCACAAATCATTTTACCGGCCGTCGTGAACCGCTTGAATCGCAGGCGCGACGCATACTCGAAGCGTACTTTCTCGGGATTCTCAGCGACGCGGAACGAGTCCGCCACGACCGTTACCGGAGGCGCGCGTAA